The following coding sequences lie in one Streptomyces venezuelae genomic window:
- a CDS encoding FUSC family protein, translating to MTWLRALKETARAGLTVERKRLEPLVALRGAAGLAVVIGLSLTLFGPAVAASSAFGAFQAAIATFQRSWRPRPELALASGTSLAVSTFLGYLTGSHLLLFLALLCLWTFLAGLSWAVGPTVGIIASSNVAIMLVTVTIPTSVAAAAGHAAMMIVGGCVQAALVILFPVRRWGAHRDALADALAAEADYARRLRHDPVAPFDPEPLMAARDAATITARQARTRPAELHGARGVAERIRPVLASLADPAVGVPAEGKERDRVRELLAAAGAVLDAAARAIRHGEPVRIPPEAQAALRTPDTGAILTGPAYRAATRLGALLKDVLETAGNSNGPTPDTPATEPTPRATTPTPAGPATAGSTPTGPAAGGPAPPRPTPADPAPTGPAAGGSVSAGSAAAGAPPAGPAAAGPASAEAAPAEPTSPGPTPAEPAPKPAPTPAAAPAPATAPTPLLRPTLFALVPAAVRAVRGELRHESPIARHAIRVTAVAAAGYLLGHWLPLGHGYWAPMASVMVMRPDFSQTYSRAVARFGGTLVGVALATGLVQLAHPGTGLSAALAVLCAGMMYLLMRTGQVAAQACVAAYVVFLLGMGGQQWTQTVPERVVLTLLGGVLAMIAYALYPAWETPRLRTRLADWLIADGRYAAAVVDRYAHPAGKACPDVREALLAARDARVAWQEAVDRAKNEPVRHRGLSRAAAADAEEALAQLGRVAMLMEAHLPERGDTPVPAAARLAEALRKSTEQGAKALRERRVPKWEAVRAALDEWDGEGVPDRVVRRGAGLLLETLDELSDALDTTPPPMLVDGTSTKHPDDGGPRNPEGPAAR from the coding sequence GTGACCTGGCTCCGCGCGCTGAAAGAGACAGCTCGCGCGGGTCTGACCGTCGAGCGCAAACGTCTGGAACCGCTCGTCGCCCTGCGCGGCGCCGCCGGCCTCGCCGTCGTCATCGGTCTCAGCCTGACGCTGTTCGGTCCCGCGGTGGCGGCGAGCTCCGCGTTCGGCGCGTTCCAGGCGGCCATCGCCACGTTCCAGCGCAGCTGGCGGCCGCGGCCCGAGCTCGCGCTCGCCTCCGGCACGAGCCTCGCCGTCTCCACCTTCCTCGGCTACCTCACCGGCTCCCACCTGCTCCTCTTCCTCGCCCTGCTCTGCCTGTGGACGTTCCTCGCGGGCCTGAGCTGGGCGGTGGGGCCCACGGTCGGCATCATCGCGTCGTCCAACGTGGCGATCATGCTGGTGACGGTCACGATCCCGACATCGGTCGCCGCGGCGGCGGGCCACGCGGCGATGATGATCGTGGGCGGCTGCGTGCAGGCGGCGCTGGTGATCCTCTTTCCGGTACGCCGGTGGGGCGCCCACCGGGACGCGCTCGCCGACGCGCTGGCGGCCGAGGCGGATTACGCGCGCCGGCTCCGCCACGACCCCGTGGCCCCGTTCGACCCCGAACCGCTGATGGCGGCGCGCGACGCGGCGACGATCACCGCACGTCAGGCCCGTACGCGCCCCGCCGAGCTGCACGGGGCGCGGGGCGTCGCCGAACGCATCCGCCCGGTCCTCGCCTCCCTGGCGGATCCGGCGGTGGGCGTCCCCGCGGAGGGCAAGGAGCGGGACCGGGTCAGGGAACTCCTGGCGGCGGCGGGCGCGGTCCTGGACGCGGCGGCGCGGGCGATCCGGCACGGCGAGCCGGTCAGGATCCCCCCGGAGGCGCAGGCCGCGCTGCGCACCCCGGACACGGGGGCGATCCTCACGGGCCCGGCGTACCGCGCGGCCACCCGCCTGGGCGCACTCCTGAAAGACGTCCTGGAAACAGCAGGCAACTCCAACGGCCCCACCCCAGACACCCCCGCGACAGAGCCGACTCCCCGAGCGACCACCCCCACGCCCGCCGGGCCCGCTACTGCGGGCTCCACTCCCACCGGCCCGGCCGCTGGGGGGCCCGCTCCCCCGCGGCCGACTCCCGCGGATCCTGCTCCCACCGGCCCGGCTGCTGGGGGGTCCGTTTCCGCGGGGTCGGCTGCCGCGGGGGCTCCTCCCGCCGGCCCGGCTGCTGCGGGGCCCGCTTCCGCCGAGGCGGCTCCCGCAGAACCCACCTCCCCCGGGCCCACCCCCGCGGAACCCGCACCCAAGCCAGCGCCCACCCCTGCCGCAGCGCCCGCCCCCGCCACGGCCCCCACCCCCCTCCTCCGTCCCACCCTCTTCGCGCTGGTGCCCGCCGCTGTGCGGGCCGTGCGGGGGGAGTTGCGGCATGAGTCGCCGATCGCGCGGCACGCCATCCGCGTCACCGCCGTGGCCGCCGCCGGCTACCTGCTCGGGCACTGGCTGCCCCTCGGGCACGGCTACTGGGCCCCCATGGCCTCCGTCATGGTGATGCGGCCCGACTTCTCCCAGACGTACTCCCGCGCGGTCGCCCGTTTCGGCGGCACCCTCGTCGGCGTCGCCCTCGCCACGGGGCTCGTCCAGCTCGCCCACCCCGGCACCGGGCTCTCCGCCGCGCTCGCCGTGCTCTGCGCCGGGATGATGTACCTGCTGATGCGCACCGGACAGGTCGCGGCGCAGGCCTGCGTGGCCGCGTACGTCGTCTTCCTGCTCGGGATGGGCGGCCAGCAGTGGACGCAGACCGTCCCGGAGCGCGTCGTCCTGACCCTGCTCGGCGGCGTCCTCGCGATGATCGCGTACGCCCTCTACCCCGCCTGGGAGACCCCCCGACTCCGCACCCGCCTGGCCGACTGGCTGATCGCCGACGGCCGTTACGCCGCCGCCGTCGTCGACCGCTACGCCCACCCCGCCGGCAAGGCCTGCCCCGACGTCCGCGAGGCCCTGCTCGCCGCCCGCGACGCCCGCGTCGCCTGGCAGGAAGCCGTCGACCGGGCCAAGAACGAGCCGGTGCGCCACCGCGGCCTCTCCCGCGCCGCGGCCGCAGACGCGGAGGAGGCGCTCGCCCAGCTGGGCCGCGTCGCCATGCTGATGGAGGCGCACCTGCCGGAGCGCGGCGACACCCCCGTCCCCGCGGCGGCCCGCCTCGCCGAGGCGCTGCGCAAGTCGACGGAGCAGGGCGCGAAGGCACTGCGCGAACGCCGGGTGCCCAAGTGGGAGGCGGTCCGCGCCGCCCTGGACGAGTGGGACGGCGAGGGCGTCCCCGACCGCGTGGTCCGCAGGGGCGCGGGCCTGCTCCTGGAGACCCTCGACGAACTGTCCGACGCCCTGGACACCACGCCTCCGCCGATGCTCGTCGACGGTACGTCCACGAAGCACCCGGATGACGGCGGGCCGCGGAACCCTGAGGGTCCCGCGGCCCGCTGA
- the rpsN gene encoding 30S ribosomal protein S14, protein MAKKSKIAKNERRRVIVARYAARRAELKEIIRKPSTGDAERLAAQRELARQPRDASATRVRNRDSVDGRPRGYVGAFGLSRVKLREQAHAGFLPGVRKSSW, encoded by the coding sequence ATGGCCAAGAAGAGCAAGATCGCGAAGAACGAGCGGCGGCGCGTGATCGTCGCCCGGTACGCGGCCAGGCGCGCGGAGCTCAAGGAGATCATCCGCAAGCCGAGCACGGGGGACGCCGAACGGCTCGCCGCACAGCGGGAGTTGGCGCGGCAGCCGCGGGACGCGAGCGCGACGCGCGTACGGAACCGGGACAGCGTCGACGGGCGCCCGCGCGGATACGTCGGGGCGTTCGGGCTGTCGAGGGTCAAGCTGCGTGAGCAAGCGCACGCCGGATTTCTCCCCGGGGTGCGCAAGTCCTCCTGGTAG
- the rpmB gene encoding 50S ribosomal protein L28, whose protein sequence is MSAHCRLTGAEPRFGNNISHSHRRTSRRFDPNVQRKRYWLPSEGRYVRLRLSTKGIRTVDRIGIEAAVARIRARGVRI, encoded by the coding sequence TTGTCCGCCCACTGCCGGCTGACCGGAGCGGAACCCCGCTTCGGCAACAACATCTCCCACTCCCACAGGCGTACGTCCCGCCGCTTCGACCCCAACGTCCAGCGCAAGCGGTACTGGCTGCCGAGCGAGGGCCGGTACGTGCGGCTGCGGCTCAGCACGAAGGGGATCAGGACCGTCGACCGCATCGGGATCGAGGCGGCCGTCGCCAGGATCCGTGCGCGCGGGGTGAGGATCTGA
- the rpmG gene encoding 50S ribosomal protein L33 gives MARNELRPVIKLRSTAGTGYTYVTRKNRRNNPDRLTIRKYDPMARRHVDFREER, from the coding sequence ATGGCCCGCAACGAACTACGCCCCGTCATCAAGCTCCGCTCGACAGCAGGGACCGGCTACACCTACGTGACCCGCAAGAACCGGCGGAACAACCCCGACCGCCTCACCATCCGCAAGTACGACCCCATGGCCCGCCGCCACGTCGACTTCCGAGAGGAGCGCTGA
- a CDS encoding type B 50S ribosomal protein L31, producing MRKDIHPPYGPVVFRDKAAGFAFLTRSTAAGSETATGGRTIEWEDGRTYPVIDVEVSSASHPFYTGTARVMDTAGRVERFERRFGKR from the coding sequence ATGCGCAAGGACATCCACCCCCCGTACGGCCCCGTCGTCTTCCGCGACAAGGCCGCCGGATTCGCCTTCCTCACCCGCTCGACGGCGGCGGGCAGCGAGACCGCCACCGGCGGCAGGACGATCGAGTGGGAGGACGGGCGCACCTACCCCGTCATCGACGTCGAGGTCTCGTCCGCGAGCCACCCCTTCTACACGGGCACGGCCCGCGTGATGGACACGGCGGGCCGCGTCGAGCGCTTCGAGCGCCGGTTCGGCAAGCGCTGA
- a CDS encoding CobW family GTP-binding protein: MDPASTDPAPTDPPRRMDVVIVGGLHAVARKAAVDELLAAVPDSVALHHDLSTAVHGTVVRTVRDTTGVLSTGDAPLVNDCACCALREDLMPELGRLADAGLTRLAVVELWDSVEPKAMAEVVAAHAGDTLVLSGVVTAVDPALLLPCLSNGDDLMDAGLAAAPSDQRTVADTWARQLEYAPVLAVADGDDAAADDEDRALLAQLHPTARQVPVGRGELAAAALAGFDVEAAAAAQHPACALLPAEADACGVATLVWRGERPFHPGRLYDALEDLTCAAARSRGRFWLADHPDTLLGWDAAGGALCVESAGPWLASLPDAAWEMVPPVRRAAAALDWHPEHGDRCNHLVFISPGLDRDGLRQLLESCLLTDEEYAAGRDAWKNLPPAFDTLLEV; this comes from the coding sequence ATGGACCCGGCGTCCACGGACCCCGCGCCCACGGACCCGCCGCGCCGCATGGACGTCGTGATCGTCGGCGGTCTGCACGCGGTCGCCCGCAAGGCGGCCGTCGACGAGCTCCTCGCGGCCGTCCCCGACAGCGTGGCCCTCCACCACGACCTGTCGACCGCCGTGCACGGCACCGTCGTCCGCACGGTCCGCGACACCACGGGCGTGCTCTCCACCGGCGACGCGCCCCTGGTCAACGACTGTGCGTGCTGCGCGCTCCGCGAGGACCTGATGCCCGAGCTCGGGCGCCTCGCGGACGCGGGCCTCACCCGCCTCGCGGTCGTCGAGCTGTGGGACTCGGTCGAGCCCAAGGCGATGGCCGAGGTCGTCGCCGCGCACGCCGGGGACACCCTCGTCCTCAGCGGCGTCGTCACGGCCGTCGACCCGGCTCTGCTCCTGCCCTGCCTGAGCAACGGCGACGACCTCATGGACGCCGGGCTCGCCGCGGCCCCGAGCGATCAGCGCACCGTCGCGGACACCTGGGCGCGCCAGCTGGAGTACGCGCCGGTGCTCGCCGTGGCGGACGGCGATGACGCCGCAGCCGATGACGAGGACCGCGCCCTCCTGGCCCAGCTCCACCCGACGGCACGACAGGTGCCGGTCGGGCGGGGCGAGCTGGCCGCGGCCGCCCTCGCCGGGTTCGACGTCGAGGCCGCCGCCGCGGCGCAGCACCCCGCCTGCGCGCTGCTGCCGGCCGAGGCGGACGCGTGCGGCGTCGCGACCCTCGTATGGCGCGGGGAGCGGCCGTTCCACCCGGGGCGGCTGTACGACGCGCTGGAGGATCTGACCTGCGCGGCCGCCCGCAGCCGGGGCCGGTTCTGGCTGGCCGACCATCCGGACACGCTGCTCGGGTGGGACGCGGCGGGCGGCGCGCTGTGCGTCGAGAGCGCCGGGCCGTGGCTGGCCTCGCTGCCGGACGCCGCGTGGGAGATGGTCCCGCCGGTGCGCCGCGCGGCCGCCGCCCTCGACTGGCATCCGGAGCACGGCGACCGCTGCAACCACCTGGTGTTCATCTCGCCGGGCCTGGACCGCGACGGGCTCCGACAGCTCCTGGAGTCCTGCCTGCTGACGGACGAGGAGTACGCCGCCGGGCGCGACGCCTGGAAGAACCTGCCCCCCGCCTTCGACACCCTCCTGGAGGTCTGA
- the rpsR gene encoding 30S ribosomal protein S18 — protein MTPRKSAARPHKPKPNPLDAAGITYIDYKDTDLLRKFISDRGKIRSRRVTRVSARQQRRIAAAIKNAREMALLPYGSPR, from the coding sequence TTGACCCCGCGCAAGTCCGCGGCCCGCCCGCACAAGCCGAAGCCCAACCCTCTGGACGCCGCCGGCATCACGTACATCGACTACAAGGACACCGATCTGCTCCGGAAGTTCATCTCGGACCGCGGCAAGATCCGCAGCCGACGCGTCACGCGCGTGTCGGCGCGGCAGCAGCGCCGGATCGCCGCGGCGATCAAGAACGCCCGAGAGATGGCACTGCTGCCGTACGGGTCGCCGCGGTAA
- a CDS encoding DUF397 domain-containing protein produces MHHAFNGMAATELHGVVWQKSRHSNSQGSCVEFAKLPGGDVAVRNSRFPDGPALVYTRAEIEAMLLGMKDGEFDHLIGG; encoded by the coding sequence GTGCACCACGCGTTTAACGGCATGGCGGCCACGGAGCTTCACGGGGTCGTCTGGCAGAAGAGCAGGCACAGCAACTCGCAGGGCTCGTGCGTGGAGTTCGCGAAACTGCCGGGCGGCGACGTCGCCGTGCGCAACTCGCGGTTCCCGGACGGCCCGGCGCTCGTCTATACGCGCGCCGAGATCGAGGCGATGCTGCTGGGGATGAAGGACGGGGAGTTCGACCACCTGATAGGTGGCTGA
- a CDS encoding ATP-binding protein, producing MGTNGSTMLEPLRQGLPPIDPSAVSDAASVALPARYEAVGSARQFTRKTLGQWDLDERFDDIALVVSELVTNALRHALPADTPRDHHHQEPPVRLHLMHWATRLVCAVRDPSDESPVARDTDDDFSAESGRGLFLVDSFSDSWGWHPLAGALRGKVVWALFSLS from the coding sequence ATGGGGACGAATGGATCGACCATGCTCGAGCCGTTAAGGCAGGGGCTACCTCCGATCGACCCCTCCGCCGTCTCGGACGCGGCCTCCGTCGCCCTCCCCGCCCGCTACGAAGCAGTGGGCAGCGCCCGGCAGTTCACCCGCAAGACGCTGGGCCAGTGGGATCTCGACGAGCGGTTCGACGACATCGCGCTGGTCGTCTCCGAACTCGTCACCAACGCGCTGCGTCACGCGCTGCCCGCCGACACGCCGCGCGATCACCATCACCAGGAGCCGCCCGTGCGGCTGCACCTGATGCACTGGGCGACGCGGCTCGTGTGCGCGGTGCGCGACCCCAGCGACGAGAGTCCGGTCGCGCGCGACACGGACGACGACTTCTCCGCGGAGTCCGGGCGGGGCCTGTTCCTCGTGGACTCCTTCAGCGACAGCTGGGGCTGGCACCCGCTCGCCGGCGCGCTGCGCGGCAAGGTGGTCTGGGCGCTGTTCAGCCTGAGCTGA
- a CDS encoding helix-turn-helix domain-containing protein: MTAGESSGSVVRRILLGSQLRRLRESRGITREAAGYSIRASESKISRMELGRVSFKSRDVEDLLTLYGVTDDAERGALLSLAKEANLTGWWHSYSDVLPGWFQTYIGLEGAASLIRVYEVQFVNGLLQTEAYAHAVVARGMKGASRAEIDRRVALRLERQKLLTSEHAPRFHCVLDEAALRRPYGDREVMRGQIQHLIEISERPNVTLQVMPFSFGGHAGESGAFTMLSFPESDLSDVVYVEQLTGALYLDKAEEVAQYERVVAQLQKDSPDPVGSRDLLRGLLQLT, translated from the coding sequence GTGACCGCAGGGGAGTCGAGCGGCTCGGTGGTACGGCGCATCCTGCTGGGCTCGCAGCTGAGGCGGCTCAGGGAATCCCGCGGCATCACCCGCGAAGCGGCCGGGTACTCCATCCGCGCCTCCGAATCGAAGATCAGCCGCATGGAGTTGGGACGGGTGAGCTTCAAGTCCAGGGATGTCGAGGACCTTCTGACGCTCTACGGCGTCACCGACGACGCCGAGCGCGGCGCGCTGCTCTCGCTCGCCAAAGAGGCCAACCTCACGGGCTGGTGGCACAGTTACTCGGACGTCCTGCCCGGCTGGTTCCAGACATATATCGGCCTGGAGGGCGCGGCCTCGCTCATCCGCGTCTATGAAGTCCAGTTCGTGAACGGCCTGTTGCAGACCGAGGCGTACGCGCACGCGGTCGTCGCCCGCGGCATGAAGGGCGCGAGCCGCGCCGAGATCGACCGCCGCGTCGCCCTGCGCCTCGAACGCCAGAAACTCCTCACCTCCGAGCACGCACCCCGCTTCCACTGCGTCCTGGACGAGGCAGCGCTCCGGCGTCCGTACGGCGACCGCGAGGTGATGCGGGGGCAGATCCAGCACCTCATCGAGATCTCCGAGCGCCCCAACGTCACTCTCCAGGTCATGCCGTTCAGCTTCGGCGGGCACGCGGGCGAGAGCGGCGCCTTCACCATGCTGAGCTTCCCGGAGTCCGACCTCTCCGATGTCGTGTACGTGGAGCAGCTCACCGGCGCCCTCTACCTCGACAAGGCCGAGGAAGTCGCCCAGTACGAGCGCGTGGTCGCGCAGCTGCAGAAGGACAGTCCCGATCCGGTCGGCAGCCGGGATCTTCTCCGTGGTCTACTCCAACTCACCTGA
- a CDS encoding aldehyde dehydrogenase family protein, with protein sequence MSFFTDLANQYIDGEWKAGSGSWDIIDFNPYDGEKLASITVATADEVDQAYRAAERAQRDWAETNPYTRRAVFERALRIVEDREEEITEAIVAELGGTRLKAAFELHLTKEFLREAVHLALRPEGRVLPSPDEGKENRLYRVPVGVVGVISPFNFPFLLSIKSVAPALALGNAVVLKPHQNAPVLGGSLVAKVFEDAGLPAGLLNVVITDIAEIGDAFLENTVPSVISFTGSDRVGRHVATVCASHFKRSILEMGGNSALIVLDDADIDYAVDAAVFSRFVHQGQVCMAANRILVDRSVLAEFTEKFVDKVAGLKVGDPADPATHIGPLINSSQADAVTAVVEQAVAAGAKALLQGRAEGNLVAPSVLTDLPEDSPVRTQEIFGPVALLLPFDGEDEAVRIANDTPYGLSGAVHTADTERGVRIAKRVRTGMIHVNDGTVHDEPIVPFGGEKNSGIGRLNGESTVDAFTTQKWISVQHGRSRFPF encoded by the coding sequence ATGTCCTTCTTCACCGACCTGGCCAATCAGTACATCGACGGGGAGTGGAAGGCCGGGTCGGGTTCCTGGGACATCATCGACTTCAATCCGTACGACGGGGAGAAGCTGGCGTCCATCACGGTCGCCACGGCGGACGAGGTCGACCAGGCCTACCGCGCGGCCGAGCGGGCGCAGCGGGACTGGGCGGAGACGAACCCCTACACGCGCCGAGCCGTCTTCGAGCGCGCCCTGCGGATCGTCGAGGACCGCGAGGAAGAGATCACCGAGGCGATCGTCGCCGAGCTCGGCGGCACGCGCCTCAAGGCCGCCTTCGAGCTCCACCTCACCAAGGAGTTCCTGCGCGAGGCCGTCCATCTCGCGCTGCGCCCCGAGGGCCGCGTCCTGCCGTCCCCGGACGAAGGCAAGGAGAACCGCCTCTACCGCGTCCCGGTCGGTGTGGTGGGCGTCATCAGCCCGTTCAACTTCCCGTTCCTCCTGTCGATCAAGAGTGTCGCCCCCGCGCTCGCCCTCGGCAACGCCGTGGTGCTCAAGCCGCACCAGAACGCGCCCGTCCTCGGCGGCAGCCTGGTGGCGAAGGTCTTCGAGGACGCGGGCCTGCCGGCCGGTCTGCTCAACGTAGTGATCACGGACATAGCCGAGATAGGCGACGCCTTCCTCGAGAACACCGTGCCGAGCGTCATCTCCTTCACCGGCTCGGACCGTGTGGGCCGCCATGTCGCGACGGTCTGCGCCTCGCACTTCAAGCGCTCCATCCTGGAGATGGGCGGCAACAGCGCGCTGATCGTCCTGGACGACGCCGACATCGACTACGCGGTGGACGCGGCGGTCTTCAGCCGCTTCGTGCACCAGGGCCAGGTCTGCATGGCCGCCAACCGCATCCTCGTGGACCGGTCCGTGCTGGCGGAGTTCACGGAGAAGTTCGTCGACAAGGTCGCGGGCCTGAAGGTCGGCGACCCGGCCGACCCCGCCACCCACATCGGCCCGCTCATCAACTCCTCGCAGGCGGACGCCGTCACGGCTGTCGTCGAGCAGGCCGTCGCGGCGGGCGCGAAGGCGCTGCTGCAGGGGCGCGCCGAGGGCAACCTGGTCGCCCCCTCGGTCCTGACCGACCTGCCCGAGGACTCCCCGGTCCGCACCCAGGAGATCTTCGGTCCCGTCGCCCTGCTGCTGCCCTTCGACGGCGAGGACGAGGCGGTCCGCATCGCCAACGACACGCCGTACGGCCTGAGTGGCGCCGTGCACACCGCCGACACGGAGCGCGGCGTACGCATCGCCAAGCGCGTCAGGACCGGCATGATCCACGTGAACGACGGCACCGTGCACGACGAGCCGATCGTGCCGTTCGGCGGCGAGAAGAACAGCGGCATCGGGCGGCTGAACGGCGAGTCGACGGTCGACGCGTTCACCACGCAGAAGTGGATCTCGGTGCAGCACGGCCGATCGCGCTTCCCGTTCTGA
- a CDS encoding DinB family protein, which produces MVTHVSAEAHGDERGALIAFVEAQRGGIRRSVIGLTDEQAKTRPSASELTLGGLVKHVAEVELNWLRMAQQKPNEKARTQETWGDGFVLVEGETLAETLAFWDGVARETEAFIREVPSLDDTFPLPEAPWFPKDGAVSMRWLMLHLVEEIGRHAGHADIIRESLDGRTAFELVALEQGYPSQN; this is translated from the coding sequence ATGGTCACCCACGTCAGCGCGGAAGCCCACGGCGACGAGCGGGGCGCCCTGATCGCCTTCGTGGAGGCGCAGCGCGGCGGCATCCGCCGCTCGGTCATCGGCCTCACCGACGAGCAGGCGAAGACCCGCCCGAGCGCCAGTGAGCTGACCCTCGGCGGCCTCGTGAAGCACGTCGCGGAGGTGGAGCTCAACTGGCTCCGCATGGCGCAGCAGAAGCCCAACGAGAAGGCCCGCACGCAGGAGACGTGGGGCGACGGATTCGTCCTCGTGGAGGGCGAGACGCTCGCGGAGACGCTGGCGTTCTGGGACGGGGTCGCCCGCGAGACCGAGGCGTTCATCCGCGAGGTCCCGAGCCTCGACGACACCTTCCCGCTGCCCGAGGCGCCGTGGTTCCCGAAGGACGGCGCCGTGTCGATGCGCTGGCTGATGCTGCACCTGGTCGAGGAGATCGGACGGCACGCGGGCCACGCCGACATCATCCGCGAGTCGCTGGACGGCAGGACGGCCTTCGAGCTGGTGGCGCTGGAGCAGGGCTACCCTAGTCAAAATTGA
- a CDS encoding PadR family transcriptional regulator: MSAIRLLVLGAVRQHGRAHGYQVRNDLEYWGAHEWSNAKPGSIYHALKQLAKQGMLRAHEVAPSTVGGPPRTEYEITEQGTEEFLSLLRESLTTYDQRPDILTAALGFMVDLPREEAVALLKERVRRMEEWRASVTEYYTPAEGPEQLGHIGEIMNYWVHSADTGAEWTKSLIARVEGGAYTFAGEGEPFVAVLADGQENPYATG; encoded by the coding sequence ATGTCAGCGATCCGGCTCCTTGTCCTGGGGGCCGTGCGCCAGCACGGCCGCGCCCACGGCTACCAGGTCCGCAACGACCTGGAGTACTGGGGCGCCCATGAGTGGTCCAACGCCAAGCCCGGGTCGATCTACCACGCCCTGAAGCAGCTGGCGAAGCAGGGCATGCTGCGCGCCCACGAGGTCGCCCCCTCCACGGTGGGCGGCCCGCCCCGCACGGAGTACGAGATCACGGAGCAGGGCACGGAGGAGTTCCTCTCCCTCCTCCGCGAGTCCCTGACGACGTACGACCAGCGGCCGGACATCCTCACGGCCGCGCTCGGCTTCATGGTGGACCTGCCGCGCGAGGAGGCCGTCGCCCTCCTCAAGGAGCGGGTGCGCCGCATGGAGGAGTGGCGGGCCTCCGTCACCGAGTACTACACGCCGGCGGAGGGCCCCGAACAGCTGGGCCACATCGGGGAGATCATGAACTACTGGGTGCACTCGGCCGACACGGGCGCGGAGTGGACCAAGAGCCTCATCGCGCGCGTGGAGGGCGGCGCGTACACCTTCGCGGGCGAGGGCGAACCCTTCGTGGCGGTGCTCGCGGACGGCCAGGAGAACCCGTACGCGACGGGGTAG
- a CDS encoding MerR family transcriptional regulator yields MSWSVGQVAAFAGVTVRTLHHYDEIGLLVPGGRSHAGHRRYGDDDLDRLQQILFYRELGFPLDEVAALLDDPDTDPRDHLRRQHGLLTARIHRLQEMAAAVETAMEAKKMGINLTPEEKFEVFGDHDPDQYAEEVEQRWGDTDAYRESQRKAASYTKDDWKRINDELDAVHARVGDLLGRGVPADSAEAMDAAEEHRRFITANHYACSHEMHTCLGEMYVADERFTAFYEAIRPGLAVYLRDAILANAARNG; encoded by the coding sequence ATGAGCTGGTCCGTGGGACAGGTCGCCGCTTTCGCCGGAGTGACCGTGCGCACGCTGCACCACTACGACGAGATCGGCCTGCTGGTTCCCGGCGGGCGCAGCCACGCGGGTCACCGTCGCTACGGCGACGACGACCTCGACCGGCTGCAGCAGATCCTGTTCTACCGGGAGCTCGGCTTCCCCCTCGACGAGGTGGCGGCCCTTCTGGACGACCCGGACACGGACCCGCGGGACCACCTGCGCCGTCAGCACGGACTGCTGACCGCGCGGATCCACCGGCTCCAGGAGATGGCCGCCGCCGTCGAGACTGCCATGGAGGCGAAGAAGATGGGCATCAACCTCACGCCCGAGGAGAAGTTCGAGGTCTTCGGGGACCACGATCCCGACCAGTACGCCGAGGAGGTCGAGCAGCGCTGGGGCGACACGGACGCCTACCGCGAGTCGCAGCGCAAGGCCGCCTCGTACACCAAGGACGACTGGAAGCGGATCAACGACGAGCTCGACGCGGTCCACGCGCGCGTGGGCGACCTGCTGGGCCGCGGTGTGCCCGCGGACTCCGCGGAGGCCATGGACGCCGCCGAGGAGCACCGCCGCTTCATCACGGCGAACCACTACGCCTGCTCGCACGAGATGCACACCTGTCTCGGCGAGATGTATGTGGCCGACGAGCGGTTCACGGCCTTCTACGAAGCCATCAGGCCGGGCCTGGCGGTGTACCTGCGGGACGCGATCCTCGCGAACGCGGCACGCAACGGGTGA